A genomic segment from Pistricoccus aurantiacus encodes:
- the mlaD gene encoding outer membrane lipid asymmetry maintenance protein MlaD gives MKRSKMIEFGVGLFMLAGILGILFLGLQVSGLSLGKVDENFTLKANFSNIGGLKPRARVTLAGVTIGRVTSIELDEEWFDATVTMALDSSLEGDLPEDSTAAILTAGLLGEQYIGISVGGAPNMLKDNDTIRDTQSALVLEELIQQFVSEMVEK, from the coding sequence ATGAAGCGCAGCAAGATGATCGAGTTCGGGGTGGGGCTGTTCATGCTCGCCGGCATCCTGGGGATTCTGTTCCTGGGGCTGCAGGTCAGCGGCTTGTCCCTGGGAAAGGTCGATGAGAATTTTACTCTCAAGGCCAATTTTTCCAATATCGGTGGTCTCAAGCCTCGGGCGAGGGTCACACTGGCCGGGGTGACCATCGGTCGCGTGACCAGTATCGAACTCGACGAGGAATGGTTCGATGCTACCGTGACCATGGCGCTGGACAGCTCCCTGGAAGGGGATCTACCGGAGGATTCCACCGCCGCTATCCTGACCGCCGGTCTGCTGGGGGAGCAGTATATCGGTATTTCCGTTGGCGGCGCGCCGAACATGCTCAAGGATAACGACACCATTCGTGACACTCAGTCAGCCTTGGTGCTGGAAGAATTGATTCAACAGTTCGTTTCCGAAATGGTCGAGAAATGA
- the mlaE gene encoding lipid asymmetry maintenance ABC transporter permease subunit MlaE, producing MIEFILRLGRRGCTLLEALGRAGVFLSRSMVGIPSRQGLHLWLHQMHSVGVLSLAIVLVSGLFIGMVLALQGYTILVDFGAEEALGQMVSLTLLRELSPVVAALLFAGRAGSALTAEIGLMKATEQLTSMEMIGVDPLRRIVAPRLWAGFVSLPLLTVGFSVIGIWGGYLVGVDWLGVFEGSYWSSMQSSVELFNDIGNGMLKSLVFALVVTWIAVFQGYDLVPTSEGISRATTRTVVYSSLAVLGLDFVLTALMFGELG from the coding sequence ATGATCGAATTCATTCTTCGCCTAGGGCGGCGCGGCTGTACATTGCTGGAAGCCCTGGGGCGCGCCGGCGTTTTTCTATCGCGATCGATGGTAGGCATTCCTTCCCGGCAGGGCCTGCACCTTTGGCTGCATCAGATGCATTCCGTCGGCGTGCTGTCCTTGGCCATCGTGCTGGTTTCGGGACTGTTCATCGGCATGGTGCTGGCGCTACAGGGCTATACCATTCTGGTGGACTTCGGCGCCGAGGAGGCGCTGGGGCAAATGGTCTCTCTGACCCTGCTGCGGGAGCTGTCGCCGGTGGTGGCGGCGCTTCTGTTCGCCGGACGGGCCGGGTCCGCCCTGACCGCGGAAATCGGTTTGATGAAGGCCACGGAGCAGTTGACCAGCATGGAGATGATTGGCGTCGACCCGTTGCGCCGCATCGTGGCGCCGCGCCTGTGGGCCGGCTTCGTTTCGTTGCCCCTGCTGACGGTGGGCTTCAGCGTCATCGGCATCTGGGGCGGCTATCTGGTTGGCGTGGATTGGCTTGGAGTGTTCGAAGGCTCCTATTGGAGCAGCATGCAGTCCAGCGTCGAGTTGTTCAACGATATCGGCAACGGCATGCTCAAGAGCCTGGTGTTTGCCTTGGTGGTGACCTGGATCGCGGTATTTCAAGGTTATGACCTGGTGCCGACTTCCGAAGGGATCTCGCGGGCGACGACCCGTACCGTGGTGTACTCTTCGTTGGCGGTACTGGGGCTGGATTTTGTACTTACCGCGCTGATGTTTGGAGAACTAGGATGA
- a CDS encoding ABC transporter ATP-binding protein — MDDSPLVVVEGLRFSRGDKEIFRGVDMTIPRGKITAILGPSGSGKTTILKLMGGQLTPDAGRVTFADQDVHRISRRALFALRRRMGMLFQSGALFSDLSVYENVAFPLRVHTKLTDDMVRDVVLMKLESVGLRGARSLMPAELSGGMARRVALARALALDPELIFYDEPFVGQDPISMGVLVQLIKRANRALGLTSVIVSHDIKETLSIADYVYVIADGKVMAQGTPQTLDVDDDARIRQFIHGEPDGPVPFHYPAPAFFDDILQTESRR; from the coding sequence ATGGACGATTCTCCCTTGGTAGTGGTCGAGGGGTTGCGGTTTTCCCGAGGCGACAAGGAAATCTTTCGCGGAGTGGACATGACCATTCCTCGAGGCAAGATCACGGCGATCCTAGGCCCCAGCGGTAGCGGCAAGACCACGATATTGAAACTGATGGGCGGACAGCTGACGCCGGACGCGGGGCGGGTGACTTTCGCCGATCAGGATGTTCATCGTATTTCTCGGCGCGCCCTGTTTGCCTTGCGCCGCCGCATGGGCATGCTGTTTCAAAGCGGCGCGCTGTTTTCCGATCTCAGCGTATACGAGAACGTGGCTTTTCCTCTGCGGGTGCACACGAAGCTGACCGACGACATGGTACGCGACGTGGTACTGATGAAACTGGAATCCGTCGGGCTGCGAGGCGCGCGATCCTTGATGCCGGCAGAACTTTCCGGTGGCATGGCCCGGCGGGTGGCCTTGGCGCGAGCGCTGGCGTTGGATCCGGAACTGATCTTCTACGATGAGCCCTTCGTCGGCCAGGATCCCATCTCCATGGGTGTGCTGGTGCAGTTGATCAAGCGCGCCAATCGAGCCTTGGGTCTGACCAGCGTGATCGTTTCCCATGACATCAAGGAGACCCTTTCCATCGCCGACTATGTGTATGTCATCGCGGACGGCAAGGTGATGGCACAGGGCACGCCGCAAACCCTCGACGTGGACGACGACGCCCGGATCCGCCAGTTCATTCACGGCGAGCCGGATGGCCCGGTGCCGTTTCATTATCCCGCTCCGGCGTTTTTCGACGATATCCTGCAGACGGAGAGTCGGCGATGA
- a CDS encoding KpsF/GutQ family sugar-phosphate isomerase, which yields MTDSLKTLDSDSSYRASARRALRLESEAIAALESRLDDHFDRACELILACHGRVVVTGMGKSGHIAGKIAATLASTGTPAFFVHPGEASHGDLGMITPKDIVLALSNSGETSEVVALIPLLKRIKVPLISMTGRTTSTLARHADAHLDAAVAREACPLDLAPTSSTTAALALGDALAVTLLESRGFTAEDFALTHPGGSLGRRLLLKVADLMHEGARLPQVPLGSPLRDALLEITRQGLGFTCVVDARGTLAGVYTDGDLRRTLDQYHDLHELKVDDVMTRPGKRIAPNLLAVEAVRLMEDNRITALAVVDDEGRPIGALHMHDLLASGVI from the coding sequence ATGACCGATTCCCTCAAGACCCTCGACAGCGACTCTTCCTACCGCGCCAGCGCGCGCCGAGCCCTGCGGCTGGAAAGCGAGGCCATCGCGGCGCTCGAATCCCGGCTTGATGATCATTTCGATCGCGCCTGCGAACTGATCCTGGCATGTCACGGCCGCGTGGTGGTGACCGGCATGGGCAAGTCCGGGCATATCGCCGGCAAGATCGCCGCGACCCTGGCCAGCACCGGTACGCCGGCCTTCTTCGTGCACCCGGGAGAAGCCAGCCACGGCGATCTGGGCATGATCACCCCCAAGGATATCGTGCTGGCGCTGTCGAATTCCGGTGAAACCAGCGAAGTGGTCGCCCTGATTCCGCTGCTCAAGCGCATCAAGGTGCCCCTGATCAGCATGACCGGGCGAACCACCTCTACTCTCGCCCGTCACGCGGATGCTCATCTGGATGCGGCGGTCGCCCGAGAGGCTTGTCCGCTGGATCTGGCGCCCACTTCCTCGACCACCGCCGCTCTGGCGCTGGGCGATGCCCTGGCAGTCACGCTGCTCGAATCCCGAGGATTTACCGCGGAGGATTTCGCCCTGACTCACCCGGGTGGTAGCCTGGGCCGGCGTCTGCTGCTCAAGGTAGCGGACCTGATGCATGAGGGCGCGCGTCTGCCCCAGGTGCCGCTGGGAAGCCCCCTGCGGGACGCCTTGCTGGAAATCACTCGTCAGGGGCTCGGCTTCACCTGCGTGGTAGATGCTCGAGGCACGCTGGCGGGGGTGTATACCGATGGCGATCTGCGCCGCACCCTGGATCAGTATCACGATCTGCACGAACTCAAGGTGGATGATGTCATGACTCGGCCAGGCAAGCGCATTGCGCCAAACCTGCTGGCGGTGGAAGCGGTTCGCCTGATGGAAGACAATCGCATCACCGCCCTGGCGGTAGTGGACGATGAAGGCCGTCCGATAGGCGCCTTGCATATGCATGACCTGCTGGCCAGCGGCGTCATATAA
- a CDS encoding KdsC family phosphatase, whose protein sequence is MPSATSDGFSVRAQKIELLALDVDGVLTDGRLYFHADGSEIKTFHTQDGHRLKLLQQSGIKIALITGRESPMVTRRAVALGIEHIIQGRDDKLAALQELMNQLGLDFFQVAYCGDDLPDLAAIHLAGLGISVPNAPPYIQDAADWVTQTPGGFGAVREICDRLLEARGCWERVVETFLQGASLSDHPLSDHSSADEEG, encoded by the coding sequence ATGCCCTCTGCTACCAGCGACGGCTTTTCCGTTCGCGCGCAAAAAATCGAACTGCTGGCTCTGGACGTCGATGGCGTCTTGACGGACGGTCGGCTGTATTTTCATGCGGACGGCTCGGAAATCAAGACCTTTCATACCCAGGACGGCCATCGCCTCAAGCTGCTGCAACAATCAGGAATCAAGATAGCCCTGATCACCGGACGCGAGTCGCCCATGGTGACCCGGCGCGCCGTGGCGCTGGGCATCGAGCACATCATTCAGGGCCGCGACGACAAGCTGGCCGCGCTGCAGGAACTGATGAACCAGTTGGGGCTCGATTTTTTCCAGGTCGCTTACTGCGGCGACGATCTGCCGGATCTTGCCGCCATCCACCTTGCGGGCCTTGGCATCAGCGTGCCCAACGCGCCGCCCTATATACAGGACGCGGCAGACTGGGTCACCCAAACTCCCGGCGGCTTTGGTGCCGTACGGGAGATTTGCGACAGGCTTCTAGAAGCCAGAGGCTGCTGGGAACGGGTGGTGGAAACCTTTCTGCAGGGCGCAAGTCTCAGCGACCACCCTCTTTCCGATCATTCCTCTGCCGATGAAGAAGGCTGA
- the lptC gene encoding LPS export ABC transporter periplasmic protein LptC, with the protein MRQRLARIPPKFWLLLILLALGVVLALFFDRGGVRIPGPVPEDPAGEPDYFLEGANLTRFNEQGEAYQRLQSPRLVHTPVDDVTRAKTPRLRIYDEDERVWLARGESGRLAPNGTQVTLSGQAELEAPEENWLLETEVLHYLPGSGHAYSQGEATLRQPPQHIRGERFDAWINEGRARLTGKVRGFHPVKESSS; encoded by the coding sequence ATGCGCCAGCGCCTTGCAAGAATACCGCCCAAGTTCTGGCTGCTGCTGATTCTGCTGGCTCTCGGCGTCGTTCTGGCGCTGTTTTTCGATCGGGGCGGCGTACGAATCCCCGGACCCGTGCCGGAAGATCCCGCCGGGGAGCCGGACTACTTCCTGGAAGGGGCGAACCTGACCCGCTTCAACGAGCAGGGCGAAGCCTATCAGCGCCTGCAAAGTCCGCGACTGGTGCACACACCGGTGGATGATGTCACACGCGCCAAGACCCCTCGACTACGTATCTACGACGAGGATGAGCGAGTCTGGCTGGCACGCGGCGAAAGCGGACGCCTGGCGCCAAACGGCACCCAGGTGACCCTGAGCGGCCAGGCGGAGCTGGAAGCGCCGGAGGAAAACTGGCTGCTGGAAACCGAGGTGCTGCATTATTTGCCGGGTAGCGGTCATGCCTATAGCCAAGGTGAAGCCACCCTGCGTCAACCGCCCCAGCACATCCGCGGCGAGCGCTTCGACGCCTGGATCAACGAAGGCCGCGCTCGGCTTACCGGCAAGGTGCGCGGCTTCCACCCCGTCAAGGAATCCTCATCATGA
- the lptA gene encoding lipopolysaccharide transport periplasmic protein LptA: protein MNHCFSLRTVLLTGALLIGPASIAPFAFALEGDASAPIEISADRLELDDKAGTAIYTGDVDMQQGSMKLTGARVEIQRNADGQVSRVTATGDRAYIEQKPSPEDPLAKGWGQTIVYHAAERRVELIDQAELHRGEDVFNGAYVEYQLDRRVVEARAEAEGTQRQRVRMTLTPEQ, encoded by the coding sequence ATGAACCACTGTTTTTCTCTGCGAACTGTTCTGCTGACCGGCGCCCTGCTGATCGGGCCGGCAAGCATCGCGCCGTTCGCCTTCGCGCTGGAAGGCGACGCCAGCGCCCCCATCGAGATCAGCGCCGACCGCCTGGAGCTCGATGACAAGGCGGGTACCGCCATTTATACCGGCGACGTGGACATGCAGCAGGGCAGCATGAAGCTGACCGGCGCACGGGTGGAGATCCAGCGCAACGCAGATGGTCAGGTTTCACGGGTGACCGCCACCGGTGACCGAGCCTATATCGAGCAGAAGCCCAGCCCCGAGGATCCCCTGGCCAAGGGCTGGGGGCAAACCATCGTCTATCATGCGGCGGAACGGCGTGTCGAACTGATCGATCAGGCGGAGCTGCACCGTGGGGAGGATGTGTTCAACGGCGCCTATGTGGAATACCAGCTCGACCGTCGCGTGGTGGAAGCGCGCGCCGAGGCCGAGGGCACCCAGCGCCAGCGAGTACGCATGACGTTGACGCCGGAGCAGTAA
- the lptB gene encoding LPS export ABC transporter ATP-binding protein, giving the protein MKTLSVRHLAKSYKRRRVVQDISLDIEQGHIVGLLGPNGAGKTTAFYMIVGLVRADAGQVFIDDHNLSQAAMHQRARAGIGYLPQEASIFRKLSVADNILAILETRKDLDRAGRRARLDSLLEDFHITHIRDNLGMSLSGGERRRVEIARALATEPTFILLDEPFAGVDPISVGEIKTIIRELKARGIGVLITDHNVRDTLDICDRAYIVGNGQIIAEGDPQSILSNQKVRDVYLGADFRL; this is encoded by the coding sequence ATGAAGACACTGAGCGTTCGTCATCTGGCCAAGAGCTACAAGCGCCGCCGGGTGGTGCAGGATATCAGCCTGGACATCGAGCAAGGACATATCGTCGGGCTACTGGGGCCCAACGGCGCCGGCAAGACCACCGCCTTCTACATGATCGTCGGGCTGGTGCGAGCGGACGCTGGCCAGGTCTTTATCGATGACCACAATCTGTCCCAGGCGGCCATGCACCAGCGCGCCCGCGCGGGTATCGGTTATCTACCCCAAGAGGCGTCGATCTTCCGCAAGCTTTCCGTGGCGGACAACATCCTGGCGATTCTCGAAACCCGCAAGGACCTCGACCGCGCCGGTCGGCGGGCGCGGCTCGACTCGCTGCTGGAGGATTTTCACATCACTCATATCCGCGACAACCTAGGCATGAGCCTCTCTGGCGGGGAAAGGCGCCGAGTGGAAATCGCCCGGGCCCTGGCTACAGAGCCTACCTTCATACTGCTGGATGAGCCTTTTGCCGGGGTGGATCCCATTTCGGTCGGGGAAATCAAGACGATCATTCGTGAACTCAAGGCGCGCGGCATCGGCGTGCTGATTACCGATCACAACGTGCGCGATACCCTGGATATCTGTGATCGAGCCTATATCGTGGGCAATGGCCAGATCATCGCCGAAGGCGATCCTCAGAGCATCCTGTCCAACCAGAAGGTTCGAGACGTCTACCTCGGGGCAGATTTCAGGCTTTGA
- a CDS encoding RNA polymerase factor sigma-54 codes for MVMKPSLQLRVGTQLTMTPQLQQAISLLQLSTLDLRQEIQQALESNPMLELEEAYGEQVVEPLQEEDWPEEIPQELSTDSEWSDTFQDFHSSGVAGEGPDMERSAQGTSLRDHLFWQLAMTDIDSRERRIAESLIDAVDPNGYLQSPLQEITEGLKAQGMSDLEPAEIETVLARLQQFEPTGVFARHLGECLLLQLNSLTQAPPFLAQAKRLARQFLTALAANDRKLLKRRLGLDDDALQQAIDLILGLDPRPGHVFDTINSDYVIPDLLARRVQGDWRIELNPDALPRLRIQPDYAALIRRADKSDDNTFMKHHLQEARWLIKSLSSRNATLLKVGQEIMVHQLDFLEQGDQAMKPLVLAEIAAKVEMHESTVSRVTTQKFIHTPQGVFELKHFFSSQLGGSDGESHSGTAIRARLYKLIEQEPARKPLSDSRLVDLLNADGVQVARRTVAKYREALGIPPSNERKRLSHLKK; via the coding sequence ATGGTCATGAAACCCTCGTTGCAGTTACGTGTCGGCACCCAGCTGACCATGACGCCCCAGCTGCAGCAGGCCATCTCCCTGCTACAGCTTTCCACCCTGGATCTGCGCCAGGAAATCCAGCAGGCGCTGGAATCCAACCCGATGCTGGAACTCGAAGAAGCCTACGGCGAACAAGTCGTCGAGCCACTTCAGGAAGAAGACTGGCCGGAAGAGATCCCCCAAGAACTGAGCACCGATAGCGAATGGTCGGATACCTTCCAGGATTTCCACTCATCCGGTGTCGCTGGCGAAGGGCCGGACATGGAGCGCAGCGCTCAAGGCACCAGCCTGCGGGATCATCTTTTCTGGCAGCTGGCGATGACCGATATCGACAGTCGTGAACGCCGAATCGCGGAAAGTCTGATCGATGCGGTGGACCCCAACGGTTATTTGCAAAGCCCGCTGCAGGAGATCACGGAAGGCCTCAAGGCTCAGGGCATGAGTGATCTCGAACCCGCGGAAATCGAGACAGTGCTGGCACGGCTGCAGCAGTTCGAACCGACCGGCGTCTTTGCCCGCCATCTCGGCGAATGCCTGCTGCTGCAGTTGAACAGCCTGACCCAGGCTCCGCCTTTTTTGGCTCAGGCCAAGCGGCTGGCACGTCAATTCCTCACGGCGCTGGCCGCCAACGATCGCAAGCTGCTGAAACGTCGCTTGGGTCTCGACGATGACGCGCTGCAACAGGCCATCGATCTCATCCTCGGCCTGGACCCACGCCCGGGCCATGTCTTCGATACCATAAACAGCGACTATGTCATTCCCGACCTGCTGGCCCGGCGCGTGCAGGGAGACTGGCGCATCGAGCTGAACCCCGACGCCCTGCCCCGCCTGCGTATCCAGCCGGATTACGCCGCACTGATACGCCGCGCGGATAAAAGCGATGACAACACCTTCATGAAGCATCATCTGCAGGAAGCGCGATGGTTGATCAAGAGCCTGTCGAGTCGCAACGCCACCCTGCTCAAGGTCGGCCAGGAAATCATGGTCCACCAGCTCGATTTTCTGGAACAGGGCGATCAGGCCATGAAGCCGTTAGTGCTGGCGGAGATCGCCGCCAAAGTGGAAATGCACGAATCCACGGTTTCCCGGGTCACCACCCAGAAATTCATTCATACGCCTCAAGGGGTATTCGAGCTCAAGCATTTCTTTTCCAGCCAGCTGGGCGGCAGCGATGGAGAAAGCCATTCCGGCACCGCCATACGGGCGCGCCTGTACAAGCTGATCGAACAGGAACCCGCTCGCAAACCGCTTTCCGACAGTAGACTGGTAGATTTGCTGAACGCCGACGGTGTTCAGGTCGCCCGGCGCACCGTGGCGAAATACCGCGAAGCGCTGGGAATACCGCCTTCCAACGAGCGCAAACGGTTGTCCCACTTGAAAAAATGA
- the hpf gene encoding ribosome hibernation-promoting factor, HPF/YfiA family yields the protein MQVNITGHHVELTDALRNYVNEKLARLERHYDNITTVQVTLSIEKERQQAACIMHVAGGELHAEAENDDMYAAIDALTDKLDRQLVKHKEKAQARAQGAGAR from the coding sequence ATGCAAGTCAATATCACCGGCCATCATGTGGAACTCACCGACGCCCTACGTAACTACGTTAATGAAAAGCTCGCCCGCCTGGAGCGTCATTACGACAATATCACTACGGTGCAGGTGACTCTCTCCATCGAGAAGGAGCGTCAGCAAGCCGCCTGCATTATGCACGTCGCCGGTGGGGAATTGCATGCGGAAGCGGAAAACGACGACATGTATGCTGCCATCGATGCCTTGACCGACAAGCTCGACCGTCAGCTGGTCAAGCACAAGGAAAAAGCCCAGGCCCGCGCCCAAGGGGCCGGTGCTCGCTGA
- the ptsN gene encoding PTS IIA-like nitrogen regulatory protein PtsN, whose product MNLETILPPERTLFDVPGGSKKRVLEFFSTFIAQNTPSLDSQEVFSRLIGRERLGSTGIGNGVAIPHSRNPHCKTPLAGFLKLSEPVDFDAIDGEPVDLVFVLLVPEEADDTHLALLGQVARVMGDLTTRQQLRKSASQQQLYEILLQAIHRQRDEDTN is encoded by the coding sequence ATGAATCTGGAAACCATTCTCCCCCCGGAGCGCACGCTGTTCGATGTCCCCGGGGGAAGCAAGAAAAGAGTGCTGGAATTCTTCAGCACCTTTATCGCCCAGAACACCCCCAGTCTCGATAGCCAGGAAGTCTTCAGCCGCCTGATTGGTCGCGAACGACTCGGTAGCACTGGCATCGGCAATGGCGTGGCGATTCCGCATTCGCGCAACCCACACTGCAAGACCCCCTTGGCGGGCTTTTTGAAACTGTCGGAACCCGTCGACTTCGACGCCATCGATGGTGAGCCGGTGGATCTGGTCTTCGTGCTGCTGGTACCTGAGGAAGCGGACGATACGCATCTGGCCCTGCTTGGCCAGGTGGCACGTGTCATGGGGGATCTGACCACACGTCAACAGCTGCGCAAGAGCGCCAGCCAACAACAGCTATACGAGATCCTGTTGCAAGCCATCCATCGTCAGCGTGACGAGGATACGAACTGA
- the rapZ gene encoding RNase adapter RapZ, producing the protein MQLVIISGRSGSGKSIALQALEDLGFYAIDNMPAMLLGPLVDELQHGETPRSSVAVSIDARNLPGALERFPAMLAAVQERGIDCRVIYLTTDARVLLERYSSTRRRHPLTRDRDVTLAEAIEMEEIALEDIHDLADLVIDTTGLSVHDLRGRIAEQVAGHVSQQMTLTFESFGFKHGVPLDSDTVFDARCLPNPFWDRALRQFNGRDPEIIEFLENFDDVRAMADDITGWLERWLPVYQDSRRSYMTVAIGCTGGQHRSVYLAERLAQHFAKHYPDVKLRHRELGIQLTVEQDVREASTNSAEP; encoded by the coding sequence ATGCAGCTCGTGATCATCAGTGGTCGTTCGGGCTCCGGCAAATCCATCGCGCTTCAGGCCCTGGAAGATCTCGGCTTCTATGCCATCGACAATATGCCGGCCATGCTGCTCGGCCCCCTGGTGGACGAGCTTCAGCACGGCGAGACGCCGCGCTCCTCGGTTGCCGTCAGTATCGATGCCCGTAATCTGCCCGGGGCGCTTGAGCGCTTTCCGGCGATGCTGGCAGCGGTACAAGAACGTGGTATCGACTGCCGAGTCATCTATTTGACCACGGACGCCCGTGTACTTCTCGAGCGTTATTCCTCCACGCGCCGACGTCATCCGCTGACTCGCGATCGCGACGTGACCTTGGCGGAGGCGATCGAGATGGAAGAAATCGCTCTGGAGGACATTCACGATCTGGCGGATCTGGTAATTGATACCACCGGCCTTTCCGTCCATGACCTGCGCGGGCGCATTGCCGAACAGGTTGCCGGCCACGTCAGTCAACAAATGACGCTGACCTTCGAATCCTTCGGTTTCAAGCATGGCGTACCGCTGGATTCGGATACGGTGTTCGACGCACGCTGCCTTCCCAATCCTTTCTGGGATCGCGCCCTGCGGCAGTTCAACGGTCGCGATCCGGAAATCATCGAATTTCTCGAGAATTTCGACGATGTCAGGGCGATGGCCGACGATATCACCGGCTGGCTGGAACGCTGGCTGCCGGTATATCAGGATAGCCGGCGCAGTTACATGACCGTAGCCATCGGCTGCACGGGTGGCCAGCACCGTTCCGTCTATCTGGCGGAGCGCCTGGCTCAACATTTCGCCAAGCACTATCCTGACGTGAAGCTGCGCCACCGGGAACTGGGCATTCAACTCACCGTCGAACAAGACGTCCGCGAGGCGTCCACGAACAGCGCGGAACCCTAG
- a CDS encoding HPr family phosphocarrier protein, protein MPKRRLTLTNKRGLHARAATKLVQCCQNYQANVRVHHQGREADAANIMSLLMLAAPCGSVLDVHADGEEATATLDALEALFDARFDEDA, encoded by the coding sequence ATGCCAAAGCGCCGACTCACACTAACCAACAAGCGGGGTCTGCACGCCCGCGCGGCGACAAAACTGGTTCAGTGCTGCCAGAATTATCAGGCAAACGTCAGGGTTCATCATCAGGGCCGGGAAGCGGACGCTGCCAATATCATGTCGCTTCTGATGCTGGCGGCGCCCTGTGGTAGCGTGCTCGACGTTCATGCGGACGGCGAGGAGGCCACCGCCACCCTGGACGCCTTGGAAGCCCTTTTCGATGCCCGCTTCGACGAAGACGCCTAG
- the pmbA gene encoding metalloprotease PmbA — protein MTQAFDAAAQQDLLESRASTAVELARQLGADSCEVGASVDQGIGISVRLGEVESVELSRDQGFAVTVYVGARKGSASSSDAGDASIRAAVEKAMAIATHTGEDPAAGLADARLMATTFPDLDVHHPWALSTEDAIELALACESAGRDVSGISQSEGASLSSGEGVRVYANSHGFLGSQRGSRHSLSCMLIAEDEKGMQRDYDYSSVRDPRQLASPQAIGRQAAERTLRRLGARRPATGRMPVLFDPQLASGLIGHLMGAIAGGALYREASFLCGRLDDSLFPQWFSLQERPLERGAMSSSPFDNDGVQTRDNLFIDQGRLASYMLSAYSARRLGMETTGNAGGARNLRLKAPLQSREELLAKMDRGVVVTELMGQGVNSVTGDYSRGAAGFWVENGEIQYPIEEFTIAGSLQAMFEGLIGVGDDTDTRGSIHTGSWLVGEMTIAGG, from the coding sequence ATGACCCAGGCATTCGATGCCGCCGCTCAGCAGGACCTGCTGGAATCCCGTGCTAGTACCGCCGTGGAGTTGGCACGTCAACTGGGAGCGGATTCCTGCGAAGTAGGCGCCAGCGTCGATCAGGGGATCGGCATCAGCGTTCGACTCGGCGAGGTGGAAAGCGTCGAGCTGTCCCGGGATCAGGGGTTCGCGGTAACGGTTTACGTGGGCGCCCGCAAGGGCAGCGCCTCTTCTTCGGATGCGGGAGATGCCTCGATTCGCGCCGCGGTGGAAAAGGCCATGGCTATCGCGACTCATACCGGGGAAGATCCGGCGGCGGGTCTGGCGGATGCCCGCCTGATGGCGACAACGTTTCCGGATCTGGACGTGCATCACCCCTGGGCGCTTTCCACCGAAGACGCCATCGAACTGGCGCTGGCCTGCGAGTCTGCAGGGCGGGATGTTTCCGGTATCAGTCAGTCAGAAGGTGCGAGTCTTTCCAGCGGCGAAGGCGTGCGGGTCTATGCCAACAGCCATGGCTTCCTGGGCAGCCAGCGCGGTAGCCGCCACTCGCTTTCCTGTATGTTGATCGCCGAGGACGAGAAGGGCATGCAGCGGGACTACGACTACTCCAGCGTGCGGGATCCGCGCCAGCTGGCGAGCCCGCAAGCCATCGGTCGTCAGGCGGCGGAGCGCACCCTGCGACGTCTCGGCGCGCGGCGACCCGCCACCGGACGCATGCCGGTGCTGTTCGACCCGCAGCTGGCCAGCGGTCTGATCGGCCATCTGATGGGAGCGATTGCCGGCGGCGCGCTGTATCGCGAGGCATCTTTTCTTTGCGGGCGCCTCGATGATTCGCTGTTTCCACAATGGTTTTCGCTGCAGGAACGACCGCTGGAGCGCGGCGCCATGTCCAGCAGTCCCTTCGACAATGACGGCGTCCAGACCCGGGACAATCTCTTCATCGACCAGGGCCGCCTGGCGAGCTACATGCTTTCCGCTTACAGCGCCCGGCGCCTGGGCATGGAGACTACCGGCAACGCCGGCGGCGCGCGCAACCTTCGCTTGAAAGCGCCGCTACAGTCCCGGGAGGAATTATTGGCGAAAATGGATCGTGGGGTGGTGGTCACCGAACTGATGGGCCAAGGCGTCAATAGCGTAACCGGGGATTATTCCCGCGGCGCGGCGGGTTTCTGGGTCGAGAACGGCGAGATTCAGTATCCCATCGAGGAGTTCACCATCGCCGGCAGCCTGCAGGCCATGTTCGAGGGCTTGATCGGCGTCGGTGACGATACGGATACCCGCGGCAGCATTCATACGGGGAGTTGGTTGGTCGGCGAGATGACCATAGCAGGCGGCTAA